In a genomic window of Roseiflexus castenholzii DSM 13941:
- a CDS encoding DUF3054 domain-containing protein encodes MAIHEQSHSATAIGRRTATLALGDVFALLIFAAIGRASHGEEAGLTALAQVAETAAPFIVGWLAVAPLIGAYRADVTGAPPRMLTRTALTWLVAWPIGLGLRALIRQTTIPLSFALVTFITVLTIMILWRGAFTLIAARRS; translated from the coding sequence ATGGCAATCCACGAACAATCTCATTCGGCAACTGCAATCGGACGCCGAACCGCAACCCTGGCGCTCGGCGATGTATTCGCGCTGCTGATCTTCGCGGCAATCGGGCGCGCCAGCCACGGCGAGGAGGCCGGATTGACGGCACTGGCGCAGGTGGCGGAAACGGCAGCGCCGTTCATCGTTGGGTGGCTTGCCGTTGCGCCGCTGATCGGCGCCTATCGTGCCGATGTCACCGGAGCGCCGCCGCGCATGCTGACGCGCACCGCATTGACCTGGCTCGTCGCCTGGCCCATTGGTCTTGGGTTGCGCGCCCTGATCCGGCAGACGACCATCCCCCTCTCGTTTGCGCTGGTGACATTTATCACCGTGCTGACGATCATGATCCTGTGGCGGGGCGCGTTTACGCTGATTGCCGCCAGGCGATCGTAG
- a CDS encoding GAF domain-containing sensor histidine kinase — MDAAERIPLPSKISLQRQMIGGDRFYNLSRWGVTILLIGIVQLIAGESLWSPTAAHSPMIVVMWGYVVFTTLATIMVFIPQIAAFLRFSFAVDILALLLLTLFNPDPREILYPLFLLPLVNAAFRLNSSASLLTGLITAFAYIGAYLIARIGPGNGSIPSDPLGYVGLTLRALALVFIPWITGGLAERWSASNRLSVALAEEKAAEALREANAYRDQTRALYEAAYTLATTNDYQNVLEVTLDESQKLAPYTCGMVLLSTGQTNQLFVASSRGLDPNDQERIVTIGPGAIGRTIRGSDPVVLDNFRDDPELMAFTSLHRHRTACLLPLRFGLNTYGVMVFASDHERAFGHEEVEKLAALASYALVALQNAQLIYDLQQERTKLLSKEEEVRHQLARDLHDGPAQALAAITMNVEFIKRLLERDPARVLPELDKLGQLAKRTTHDVRTMLFELRPLALETQGLDVTLQQYFERFRDNPTKIILEADTIDAQLDTKVEGTLFNIVQEAVNNALKHAKAQHIWVRLRQTPTTLETIIEDDGRGFDVEKVRASYDQRGSFGLLNIEERASLMGGVAEVTSTPGKGTTWKVIVPLQ, encoded by the coding sequence ATGGACGCAGCAGAGCGCATCCCGCTCCCATCGAAGATTTCTCTGCAACGCCAGATGATCGGCGGCGACCGTTTCTACAATCTATCGCGCTGGGGCGTGACTATCCTGCTCATCGGGATTGTTCAACTGATTGCCGGTGAGTCGCTCTGGTCCCCCACTGCTGCGCACAGCCCGATGATCGTCGTGATGTGGGGATACGTCGTCTTCACTACGCTGGCGACGATTATGGTGTTTATTCCGCAAATTGCGGCGTTCCTGCGGTTCAGTTTTGCCGTCGATATTCTGGCATTGCTGCTGCTGACGCTCTTCAACCCCGATCCGCGCGAGATTCTCTATCCGCTCTTCCTGCTACCGCTCGTCAATGCGGCATTCCGCCTGAATTCGTCGGCAAGTTTGCTAACCGGGCTGATCACCGCATTCGCGTACATCGGAGCCTATCTGATCGCGCGCATTGGTCCGGGCAACGGCTCGATTCCGTCCGATCCACTCGGGTATGTGGGGCTGACGTTGCGCGCGCTGGCGCTCGTGTTCATTCCCTGGATTACGGGGGGGTTGGCGGAACGCTGGAGCGCCAGCAACCGGTTGAGTGTGGCGCTGGCGGAAGAGAAGGCGGCTGAGGCGTTGCGTGAGGCGAATGCCTACCGCGATCAGACGCGCGCGCTGTATGAGGCAGCGTATACGCTGGCGACGACCAACGATTATCAGAACGTGCTCGAAGTGACGCTTGACGAAAGCCAGAAACTGGCGCCGTATACGTGTGGGATGGTGCTCCTCTCCACCGGGCAGACCAATCAACTGTTCGTCGCTTCGTCGCGCGGGCTGGACCCCAACGACCAGGAACGCATTGTAACGATCGGACCCGGCGCCATCGGGCGAACGATACGCGGTTCGGACCCGGTGGTGCTGGATAATTTCCGGGATGACCCCGAATTGATGGCGTTCACATCGCTGCACCGGCATCGCACCGCCTGCCTGTTGCCGCTCCGCTTCGGACTGAACACATACGGGGTCATGGTTTTCGCCAGCGACCACGAACGCGCCTTTGGACACGAAGAGGTCGAGAAACTCGCGGCGCTGGCATCCTATGCGCTGGTGGCGCTACAGAACGCCCAACTGATCTACGATCTGCAACAGGAACGCACGAAACTCCTGTCGAAAGAGGAAGAGGTGCGCCATCAACTGGCGCGCGACCTGCACGACGGACCGGCACAGGCGCTGGCGGCAATCACGATGAACGTCGAGTTTATCAAGCGCCTGCTCGAACGCGACCCGGCGCGCGTCCTGCCCGAACTCGACAAACTCGGACAACTCGCCAAGCGCACCACTCACGATGTGCGCACGATGCTGTTCGAATTGCGTCCGCTGGCGCTCGAAACGCAGGGTCTCGATGTGACGCTACAACAGTACTTTGAGCGCTTCCGCGACAATCCGACCAAAATCATTCTCGAAGCCGATACCATTGATGCGCAACTCGACACGAAAGTCGAGGGTACGCTGTTCAACATCGTTCAGGAAGCAGTTAATAATGCGCTGAAACACGCAAAAGCGCAGCACATCTGGGTGCGCCTGCGCCAGACGCCAACGACGCTCGAAACGATCATTGAAGACGACGGGCGCGGCTTTGATGTCGAGAAGGTGCGTGCCAGCTACGATCAGCGCGGTTCGTTCGGCTTGCTGAACATCGAGGAACGCGCCTCACTGATGGGTGGCGTCGCCGAAGTGACCTCCACGCCAGGCAAAGGCACGACGTGGAAGGTGATTGTGCCACTCCAATGA
- a CDS encoding metallophosphoesterase, with the protein MTLLIASKTRFIPAKDYHVPIETHPHEPHALRVRPRKRRPLRGRQTIEATKLHINRGWLGLGAVASAVGLAGISLFGWPVIAAGGAFSIAALGHMLLGEPARPILERVTMRLPALPPELDGLRIGHLTDSHLGFRYSETNLAWGVEQMQRERPELIVLTGDIVTHHWAIPDVPRLLRGLRAPLGVYAVPGNHDHWEGLADLRAALTLANIPLLLNEHRRLSWNGGDLWLIGIDDVWDGRPSLRQALRGVPPHGFKLLLSHAPDVAESAAHVGIHVQLSGHTHGGHLRLPLLGPFTLPRYGKRYIIGEYQVDGLTLYVSRGLGGAPLRLLCPPEATIITLRRG; encoded by the coding sequence ATGACGCTACTGATCGCATCGAAAACCAGGTTCATCCCGGCAAAGGATTATCACGTACCCATCGAAACACACCCACACGAACCACACGCGCTCAGAGTGCGCCCGCGGAAACGTCGGCCCCTGCGTGGACGCCAGACAATCGAGGCAACGAAACTGCATATCAACCGTGGGTGGCTCGGTCTTGGCGCAGTGGCGTCCGCCGTCGGATTGGCGGGGATCAGTCTGTTCGGTTGGCCCGTCATCGCTGCGGGAGGAGCATTCAGCATTGCGGCGCTTGGTCATATGCTGCTGGGCGAACCGGCGCGCCCGATCCTGGAGCGCGTCACCATGCGCCTCCCGGCGCTGCCACCAGAACTCGACGGTTTGCGCATCGGACATCTGACCGATAGCCATCTCGGGTTTCGCTACAGTGAGACGAATCTGGCATGGGGCGTCGAACAGATGCAGCGCGAACGCCCTGAGCTGATCGTCCTTACCGGCGACATCGTCACGCATCACTGGGCAATCCCCGATGTGCCACGGTTACTGCGCGGATTGCGCGCACCGCTTGGCGTCTACGCCGTCCCGGGCAACCACGACCACTGGGAAGGTCTGGCGGATCTGCGTGCTGCGTTGACGCTAGCAAACATCCCGCTGCTGCTTAATGAACATCGCCGGTTGTCGTGGAACGGCGGCGATCTCTGGCTGATCGGCATCGATGATGTGTGGGACGGGCGACCATCACTGCGGCAGGCGCTGCGCGGCGTGCCGCCTCATGGCTTCAAACTGCTCCTCTCACACGCGCCCGACGTGGCAGAGAGTGCAGCGCACGTCGGCATTCACGTGCAACTGTCGGGGCATACACACGGCGGGCACCTGCGCCTCCCTCTCCTTGGTCCGTTCACCCTGCCACGCTACGGCAAACGCTACATTATCGGCGAGTATCAGGTCGATGGACTGACCCTCTACGTATCGCGCGGGCTTGGCGGCGCGCCGCTGCGACTCCTCTGCCCGCCTGAAGCGACGATTATCACTCTGCGGCGGGGCTGA
- a CDS encoding Crp/Fnr family transcriptional regulator: MTTHDPPPPVDVITDAALFPQLMSALRDIHGEIAAVQRPAGYVFYGLEDSGAEMYLLYRGRVRLYTISPEGRALTILILDAPAVFGEVTLAEGAYHDSYAISVTPCTVGAVHRETLRRALRNQPSLALRFMTVMGQRLRAIERKLSDIAFKSVPQRLAAALLGLWTEQRDTPPTVRSTHQQLAELIGSHRETVTKALGDFRAAGLIRVDDDAIHLIDLVRLTHLAYS; encoded by the coding sequence GTGACCACGCATGATCCGCCACCGCCGGTCGATGTCATTACCGATGCGGCGCTCTTTCCGCAGTTGATGTCGGCGCTGCGCGACATCCACGGTGAGATTGCGGCAGTTCAGCGACCCGCCGGGTACGTGTTCTACGGTCTGGAAGATTCAGGTGCAGAGATGTATCTGCTCTACCGGGGTCGGGTTCGGCTCTACACTATCTCGCCCGAAGGCCGCGCGCTCACCATCCTGATCCTCGATGCACCCGCAGTCTTCGGTGAAGTGACGCTTGCGGAAGGAGCGTACCACGACAGTTATGCGATCAGCGTCACACCATGCACCGTCGGCGCCGTTCATCGTGAGACGCTGCGCCGGGCGTTGCGCAATCAACCATCGCTTGCCCTGCGGTTTATGACAGTCATGGGCCAGCGGTTGCGCGCCATCGAGCGAAAATTGTCCGACATTGCCTTCAAGAGCGTGCCACAACGGTTGGCGGCGGCGTTGCTCGGATTGTGGACCGAACAGCGCGATACGCCGCCAACTGTGCGCTCGACGCATCAACAACTCGCCGAGTTGATCGGATCACACCGCGAAACGGTCACCAAAGCGCTCGGCGATTTTCGCGCCGCCGGATTGATCCGGGTCGATGACGACGCCATCCATTTGATCGACCTGGTGCGCCTCACCCATCTGGCATATTCGTGA
- a CDS encoding histidine phosphatase family protein — translation MMTTNLYLIRHGEAFSNVEPIMGGMRGDRGLTDRGFAQVHALARRLARGEIVADVLYASTLPRARMTAEPVAEALNLSIHWDDDLQELRPGEADGMHIDEARARFPQMSLFFKEYFTPIAPGGESWAGFQFRASAALERLITRHHGQTIVAVCHGGIVEVSFLFMLGLGPHARGRNAFHVQNTAITHWRQMTSRDGRMEWQLITHNDCWHLHELESERDHA, via the coding sequence ATGATGACAACCAACCTGTATCTGATCCGCCACGGTGAGGCATTTTCCAATGTTGAACCGATCATGGGAGGAATGCGCGGCGACCGGGGATTGACAGACCGGGGATTTGCGCAGGTTCACGCGCTGGCGCGCCGCCTGGCGCGCGGCGAGATTGTCGCTGATGTCCTGTACGCCAGCACCCTGCCGCGTGCCCGCATGACTGCTGAGCCTGTGGCGGAGGCGCTCAATCTATCGATTCACTGGGACGACGACCTTCAGGAACTGCGTCCTGGCGAGGCGGATGGAATGCATATCGACGAAGCGCGCGCCCGCTTTCCGCAGATGAGCCTGTTTTTCAAAGAGTATTTCACTCCCATCGCCCCCGGCGGTGAAAGTTGGGCCGGTTTTCAGTTTCGCGCATCGGCAGCGCTCGAGCGGTTGATTACCCGCCATCACGGGCAGACCATTGTGGCTGTGTGCCACGGCGGCATTGTCGAAGTGTCGTTCCTCTTCATGCTGGGGCTTGGACCGCACGCACGCGGACGAAATGCGTTCCACGTGCAGAACACTGCTATCACCCACTGGCGCCAGATGACGAGCCGTGATGGACGGATGGAGTGGCAGTTAATCACTCATAACGACTGCTGGCACCTTCACGAACTGGAGTCTGAGCGTGACCACGCATGA
- the rsmA gene encoding 16S rRNA (adenine(1518)-N(6)/adenine(1519)-N(6))-dimethyltransferase RsmA, whose translation MTSANPYLSLARVRAALHALDLRPSRSMGQNFLIDGAALAKIVNAAQLTSDDTVIEVGPGLGVLTWELMHRTRAVIAVELDHRLADRLRAEFRAFSNLAIIQGDVLRLPPEAILAEHDPDASSGARPYKVVANLPYAITSAALRHFLSNPLRPALMVVLVQREVADRICARPGNLSVLAHAVQIYAEPEIIARIPASCFFPTPEVESTVLRLRIRPQPAVVPDQPEALLRLIKAGFLHPRKQLGNALPGGMAAMGMKTDKQKILNALTAAGINATRRAETVTLDEWGAVYRALKMDSEKVKG comes from the coding sequence ATGACGTCTGCGAATCCTTACCTCTCCCTCGCGCGCGTCCGCGCTGCGCTCCACGCTCTGGACCTGCGCCCTTCCCGCAGTATGGGGCAAAACTTCCTGATCGACGGCGCTGCACTGGCGAAGATTGTCAACGCTGCCCAATTGACCTCTGATGATACAGTCATCGAAGTTGGTCCCGGTTTGGGTGTGCTGACGTGGGAATTGATGCACCGCACCCGCGCAGTCATCGCCGTCGAACTCGACCATCGCCTGGCGGATCGGTTGCGCGCCGAGTTTCGCGCGTTCTCCAATCTGGCGATCATCCAGGGCGATGTGTTGCGCCTACCACCAGAGGCGATCCTCGCAGAACACGACCCCGACGCATCCTCCGGCGCCCGACCGTACAAGGTCGTCGCCAATCTTCCCTATGCCATCACATCAGCAGCGCTGCGCCACTTCCTCAGCAACCCGCTCCGCCCGGCGCTGATGGTCGTGCTGGTGCAACGCGAAGTCGCCGACCGCATCTGCGCGCGCCCCGGCAATCTGAGTGTCCTGGCGCATGCTGTCCAGATCTATGCCGAACCCGAGATCATCGCGCGCATCCCGGCTTCCTGTTTCTTTCCCACACCCGAAGTCGAGTCGACCGTTCTGCGGTTGCGGATTCGCCCGCAACCTGCCGTTGTACCCGATCAACCGGAGGCGCTGCTGCGCCTGATCAAAGCCGGGTTCCTCCATCCGCGCAAGCAGTTGGGAAACGCGCTACCCGGCGGAATGGCCGCCATGGGGATGAAAACCGACAAACAGAAAATCCTGAACGCGCTCACCGCCGCCGGCATCAACGCCACCCGCCGCGCCGAAACCGTGACCCTCGATGAATGGGGCGCGGTGTATCGGGCATTGAAGATGGACAGCGAGAAGGTGAAAGGGTGA
- a CDS encoding flippase activity-associated protein Agl23: MSIAELPPQVAAPPGDSATPATTRPHAAIISLEQAAYLAILLLAVISRLWGLGDRALHHDETLHAYFSWLVFRGEGYVHDPLLHGPFLYFFGALIYFFFSVSDATARLGPALFGIALVMLPYLLRRELGRSAALLASVYILISPAFMYIARFIRHDPYTILFELLALIGAVRYATTRRPLWLYVVALSLALMFVTMETFFLYMAIFAPLVALVFFWKVWKPGAAVLAALGVAVVALVFWLPGYPERPFPSSDTVNRVAGPYICPSELQPFPPPNPMRVARPGPIFGWSPLATFDNNYALCVRHQPDDNFGLYFIKLGEFVNHPAILTGLVLVLATLAALWWVVWRRRDATGATIWEHACAGGDATVATFASLGRDRRLLIAGGLFFLVYTLFFTAFLTNTAGVITGTTGSLLYWLAQHEVERGGQPPHYYAVLLAIYEPLLIMWGVVGLAMAGVLGWRRVMRRNRDADSAADGRESGADDERASSGDDPVAWLPLVLAWWSIATFALYSWAGEKMPWLTVHVALPLTLLGAWAAGRVLVWWRRGITAEAERNGFSLSRIVRPFPIFLGLLTVISIYCLLLITVTIRADAQPAALTPWIAPLWMVLMALLTAGAWVLRGRRWTTGALAAGVTLIVAAYTLRSAYQLSFRYGDIPREMMIYTQTSPDVKRVIDRLDEALRRRSNATTATVWYDNETVWDWYHIRFARAEEQPPLLQRAPGDDVIAVLMLLENYENEQNRRFLEGFLVQRYPLRWWFPEEETYRLPRDWMTAPVDRQSSLLMRMLRQPFDPRTSQQFWQYVLYRVPPHPLGSTDFVVAVRPEIAPEMGLGFGGER; encoded by the coding sequence ATGTCGATTGCCGAACTTCCGCCACAGGTCGCTGCACCGCCTGGCGACAGTGCAACTCCTGCAACGACGCGCCCGCATGCCGCGATTATCTCGCTCGAACAGGCCGCCTATCTCGCCATTCTTCTGCTGGCGGTAATCTCGCGCCTGTGGGGGCTTGGTGACCGTGCACTCCATCACGATGAGACATTGCACGCCTACTTTTCCTGGCTGGTCTTCCGTGGCGAAGGGTATGTCCACGACCCGCTGCTGCACGGGCCGTTTCTCTACTTTTTTGGCGCGCTGATCTATTTCTTCTTTAGCGTCAGCGACGCAACCGCGCGCCTGGGTCCGGCGCTGTTCGGCATCGCGCTGGTGATGCTGCCGTACCTGCTGCGCCGCGAATTGGGGCGCAGCGCGGCGCTGCTGGCGTCGGTCTATATCCTCATTTCACCCGCATTTATGTACATCGCGCGCTTCATCCGTCACGACCCCTATACGATTCTGTTTGAGTTGCTGGCGCTGATCGGCGCGGTGCGCTATGCGACGACCCGCCGCCCGCTGTGGTTGTATGTGGTCGCACTGTCGCTGGCATTGATGTTCGTGACGATGGAGACGTTCTTCCTGTACATGGCGATCTTCGCGCCACTGGTTGCGCTGGTATTCTTCTGGAAGGTGTGGAAGCCGGGCGCAGCAGTGTTGGCAGCGCTGGGGGTCGCAGTCGTGGCGCTCGTCTTCTGGCTGCCGGGGTACCCGGAACGTCCGTTTCCGAGCAGCGATACGGTCAATCGGGTCGCCGGACCGTATATCTGTCCCAGTGAATTACAACCCTTCCCGCCCCCTAATCCGATGCGCGTCGCGCGTCCCGGACCGATCTTCGGTTGGTCCCCACTGGCGACGTTCGACAACAATTATGCGTTGTGCGTCCGCCATCAGCCAGACGATAATTTCGGGTTGTATTTCATCAAACTCGGCGAGTTCGTCAATCATCCGGCGATTCTGACCGGGCTTGTGCTCGTTCTGGCGACGCTGGCGGCGCTCTGGTGGGTCGTCTGGCGGCGACGCGATGCGACCGGCGCGACAATCTGGGAACACGCCTGTGCCGGCGGTGACGCAACGGTAGCGACGTTCGCAAGTCTGGGACGGGACCGCCGCCTGCTCATTGCCGGCGGATTGTTCTTCCTGGTCTATACCCTGTTTTTTACTGCCTTCCTCACCAACACTGCCGGGGTGATCACCGGCACAACCGGCTCGCTCCTCTACTGGCTTGCGCAGCACGAAGTTGAGCGCGGTGGGCAGCCGCCGCATTACTACGCGGTGCTGCTGGCGATCTATGAGCCGCTGCTGATCATGTGGGGTGTGGTGGGTCTGGCAATGGCGGGGGTGCTGGGGTGGCGGCGGGTGATGCGCAGGAACCGTGATGCAGATTCTGCCGCCGATGGGCGCGAATCTGGCGCCGATGACGAAAGGGCTTCGAGTGGCGACGATCCGGTTGCCTGGCTGCCGCTCGTGCTAGCGTGGTGGAGTATCGCAACATTTGCGCTCTATTCGTGGGCGGGCGAAAAGATGCCCTGGCTGACAGTACACGTTGCGCTGCCGCTGACGTTACTGGGCGCATGGGCGGCTGGGCGCGTTCTGGTGTGGTGGCGCCGCGGCATCACCGCCGAAGCGGAGCGTAACGGCTTCTCTCTGAGCCGGATCGTTCGCCCGTTCCCGATCTTTCTCGGGCTGCTGACGGTTATCAGCATCTACTGCCTGCTCCTGATCACCGTGACCATCCGCGCCGATGCGCAACCGGCAGCATTAACGCCGTGGATTGCGCCACTCTGGATGGTGCTGATGGCGCTGCTCACGGCAGGCGCCTGGGTGCTGCGCGGTCGGCGCTGGACGACCGGCGCGCTGGCGGCGGGTGTGACGCTGATCGTCGCCGCGTACACGCTACGCAGCGCCTATCAACTCAGCTTCCGCTATGGCGACATACCGCGCGAAATGATGATCTACACCCAGACGTCGCCGGATGTGAAGCGGGTGATCGACCGGCTCGATGAAGCGCTCCGCCGTCGCAGCAATGCAACGACTGCAACCGTCTGGTACGATAACGAGACCGTGTGGGACTGGTACCATATCCGTTTTGCCCGCGCCGAGGAACAACCGCCGCTCTTGCAGCGCGCGCCGGGGGACGATGTGATTGCCGTGCTCATGCTGCTCGAAAACTACGAGAACGAGCAGAACCGCCGGTTTCTGGAAGGGTTTCTGGTTCAGCGCTACCCGTTGCGCTGGTGGTTCCCGGAAGAAGAGACCTACCGCCTGCCGCGCGACTGGATGACAGCGCCGGTCGACAGGCAATCGTCGCTGTTGATGCGTATGCTGCGCCAACCGTTCGACCCGCGCACTTCGCAACAATTCTGGCAGTATGTGTTGTACCGCGTTCCGCCTCATCCGCTCGGCTCAACCGACTTTGTCGTCGCGGTGCGTCCCGAAATCGCGCCGGAGATGGGGTTGGGGTTCGGCGGCGAGCGGTAG
- a CDS encoding HAD-IA family hydrolase, translating to MTREYDVITFDCYGTLIDWDGGIRSGFAASARRAGVEIDLDAALAAYHTIEPQVEAGEYRPYRQVLAETAQRAAAMLGWPMDDDTAQFFAATLPQWTPFDDTNPALERLHAAGYRLGILSNVDDDLLAATIRHFTAPIDLIVTAQQVGSYKPDTGHFIAARERIGGLRWLHVAQSHFHDVVPAARLGLPVVWVNRKREPLPPDGPAPLAEVPDLRAFVEWIEGRG from the coding sequence ATGACTCGCGAGTACGATGTAATCACATTCGATTGCTACGGCACGCTGATCGACTGGGATGGCGGCATCCGCAGCGGGTTTGCAGCATCCGCGCGTCGCGCCGGTGTCGAGATCGATCTTGACGCTGCGCTTGCCGCCTATCACACCATTGAGCCACAGGTCGAGGCGGGTGAATACCGCCCCTACCGACAGGTGCTGGCGGAGACCGCTCAGCGCGCAGCGGCGATGCTTGGTTGGCCTATGGACGACGACACGGCGCAGTTCTTTGCGGCGACGCTGCCGCAGTGGACGCCGTTCGACGACACGAATCCGGCGCTCGAGCGGTTGCACGCCGCCGGGTATCGCCTTGGCATCCTGTCGAACGTAGACGACGATTTGCTTGCAGCAACGATCAGGCATTTCACTGCACCAATCGACCTGATCGTCACCGCGCAGCAGGTTGGCTCCTACAAACCGGATACTGGCCATTTCATTGCTGCCCGAGAGCGGATCGGCGGGTTGCGCTGGCTGCATGTCGCGCAGAGCCACTTCCACGATGTCGTCCCCGCCGCACGCCTGGGATTGCCGGTTGTGTGGGTCAACCGCAAACGCGAACCGTTGCCGCCAGACGGTCCCGCACCGCTCGCCGAAGTCCCCGATCTCCGGGCGTTTGTGGAGTGGATTGAGGGTCGGGGGTAG
- a CDS encoding LCP family protein: protein MYDRYDKDTSNRQARRRAYTGDTIAIRRARVATPPARCSAWQRIRRVLMLSGVLLIILVALLYWQFAAAVAPLSVADARPFPPLNPPGTGINVLLIGVDERPDHPEEGVRSDTLIVVHLDTIGRRVSLLSIPRDTRVDVRDIGPTKINVAYGRGYTAAEKLYGETTTPAQGGMALAAETVERFLDLPIHYTAQINFDGFARVIDALGGVTIDVPRRIVDDAYPTPDFGTVRIAFEPGPQRMDGARALIYARTRHADSDFGRAERQQQVIRAIIDELRSRGPIGAALLAPALGRALDGAFATTLPLSRPDMLLGMAWIATGIDPSAIGQYRIAPDTAPNFREIGSDILWDPEEVRGVVRTFLATPDVETEEARIQVLNGAGITGLARRVSGELESAGFTVVPAADAPRSDVLRTIVYDVTGKPATARRLAVLLNADIRRGSPDGVNPTVDIVVVLGRDQVK from the coding sequence ATGTACGACCGATACGACAAAGATACATCCAATCGACAGGCGCGCCGTCGCGCATACACCGGCGACACCATCGCCATTCGGCGCGCACGAGTTGCGACGCCTCCCGCCCGGTGCAGCGCGTGGCAACGCATCCGTCGGGTACTGATGCTGAGCGGTGTGCTGCTGATCATCCTCGTCGCTCTGCTCTACTGGCAGTTCGCTGCCGCCGTCGCGCCGCTGAGCGTCGCCGATGCGCGACCATTCCCCCCGCTCAACCCGCCCGGCACGGGGATCAATGTCCTGCTCATCGGGGTCGATGAGCGTCCGGATCACCCGGAAGAAGGGGTGCGCAGCGATACCCTTATCGTTGTGCATCTCGACACCATTGGTCGGCGGGTCAGTCTGCTCTCCATCCCGCGCGACACGCGCGTGGATGTGCGTGACATTGGTCCCACCAAGATCAATGTCGCCTACGGGCGCGGCTATACGGCTGCCGAGAAACTCTACGGCGAGACGACAACGCCAGCGCAAGGGGGAATGGCGCTTGCTGCCGAGACGGTCGAGCGGTTTCTCGACCTTCCTATTCATTACACAGCGCAGATCAATTTCGACGGTTTTGCGCGTGTGATCGATGCGCTCGGCGGCGTGACCATCGACGTACCGCGCCGGATTGTCGATGATGCCTACCCGACTCCCGATTTCGGTACGGTGCGCATCGCGTTTGAGCCTGGTCCGCAACGGATGGATGGGGCGCGCGCCCTGATCTACGCCCGTACCCGCCACGCGGACAGCGACTTCGGACGTGCCGAACGTCAGCAACAGGTCATTCGCGCCATCATCGACGAACTGCGCTCCCGTGGTCCCATCGGTGCAGCATTGCTGGCGCCAGCGCTCGGTCGGGCGCTCGATGGCGCATTCGCCACAACTCTGCCGCTGTCGCGCCCTGATATGCTGCTGGGTATGGCGTGGATCGCAACCGGGATCGACCCGTCGGCAATCGGGCAGTATCGCATCGCACCCGATACTGCGCCCAACTTCCGCGAAATCGGGTCCGACATTCTTTGGGACCCAGAGGAGGTGCGCGGGGTGGTGCGCACCTTTCTGGCGACACCCGATGTCGAAACCGAAGAGGCGCGCATTCAGGTGCTGAACGGCGCTGGCATCACCGGACTTGCGCGGCGCGTCAGCGGTGAACTTGAGTCGGCAGGGTTTACCGTTGTGCCCGCCGCCGATGCGCCGCGCAGCGATGTGCTCCGCACTATCGTGTATGATGTGACCGGCAAACCCGCCACTGCCCGCCGCCTGGCGGTGCTGCTGAACGCCGACATCCGGCGCGGGTCTCCCGATGGCGTCAATCCGACGGTTGACATCGTCGTAGTGCTGGGGCGGGATCAGGTGAAGTGA